From one Leptospira stimsonii genomic stretch:
- the lepB gene encoding signal peptidase I, giving the protein MKSIEKEGKIAKALWRISPILLSLLTILLMRVFLFQIYFISGYSMAPSYKEGDLILVTKWGFPARIGKWEFSFLEGQVSRFDVLVLDGLEEELSLKRVVGLPGDYFRFENDRILINDGPLQETFLKPGFKTIAPSLSMIPMTAVKGNVPIGDAGRIPPGYFLVLGDNRENSTDSRNYGLVPFQKLRGKVWLFL; this is encoded by the coding sequence ATGAAAAGTATCGAAAAAGAAGGAAAGATCGCCAAAGCTCTCTGGAGAATTTCTCCGATTCTCCTTTCCCTTTTAACGATCCTTCTCATGCGGGTCTTTCTCTTTCAGATCTATTTTATCTCAGGCTATTCCATGGCCCCTTCTTATAAGGAAGGCGATTTGATCTTAGTTACCAAATGGGGTTTTCCCGCTCGGATCGGAAAATGGGAATTTTCTTTCTTGGAAGGTCAGGTGAGTAGATTCGACGTCTTAGTTTTGGACGGATTGGAAGAAGAACTTAGTTTAAAAAGAGTTGTAGGTTTGCCGGGAGATTATTTTCGTTTTGAGAACGATCGAATTCTCATCAACGACGGACCTCTTCAGGAAACATTTTTAAAACCCGGTTTCAAAACGATCGCACCTTCCCTTTCTATGATTCCGATGACCGCCGTTAAAGGGAACGTTCCGATCGGAGACGCAGGAAGAATTCCCCCCGGTTACTTCTTAGTCTTAGGGGATAATCGTGAAAACTCTACTGACTCCAGGAATTACGGATTGGTTCCCTTTCAAAAATTGAGAGGTAAGGTTTGGCTCTTTTTGTAA
- a CDS encoding acyltransferase family protein, which translates to MNIKEYCFSIFHKKENEYENLNGIRALSILFVVVFHAWVTAKPILPGDQDPLRLFLGSLSSGVDFFFLLSGFLIYGGLFREHERNGKLEIKQFFIKRSLRIFPAFYFALAILYYSKAQQLAKLESIQIDNAQILSLIEETKIRMEYVWVDIFYLSDFFPHYLYNGGWSLSIEEHFYLILPFLCSVFLFRVNMQIRFFFYFIGFLTAFLVRMNLAFPSNMDAAYNFHARFDSILAGMVVYEIFHHFPLTTEGVEKYKSRIVSLLMIAIAVVIFAHQIDPGTSWALVFRPVLLSFGFGVLMYFSFFPGFLKSFFSLSVFRPFARLGYTAYLWHIFAIPIAAKKILPLLQATPTVGMFLLTSLYLILVTFVISWFFFLLIEEPFLILKDKLTGRQKKLS; encoded by the coding sequence ATGAATATAAAAGAATACTGTTTTTCTATATTCCATAAAAAGGAAAACGAATACGAAAATCTGAATGGAATCAGAGCGCTTTCCATTCTTTTCGTTGTCGTATTCCACGCTTGGGTGACTGCGAAACCGATTCTCCCGGGAGATCAGGATCCGTTGCGTCTTTTTCTCGGTTCCCTTTCTTCGGGAGTGGATTTTTTCTTCTTACTCAGCGGGTTTCTGATCTACGGCGGATTGTTTCGAGAACACGAAAGAAATGGAAAACTGGAAATCAAACAATTTTTTATCAAAAGATCTCTTCGTATTTTTCCGGCCTTTTATTTTGCTCTCGCAATCCTCTATTATAGTAAGGCTCAACAGCTCGCAAAATTAGAATCCATTCAAATCGATAACGCTCAAATTCTTTCCTTGATAGAGGAGACAAAAATTAGGATGGAATATGTTTGGGTTGATATATTCTACCTTTCCGATTTTTTTCCTCATTATCTTTACAACGGTGGTTGGTCGCTCTCAATCGAAGAACATTTCTATCTGATTCTTCCGTTTCTTTGCTCGGTATTTCTGTTCCGAGTAAACATGCAGATTCGATTCTTTTTTTACTTCATCGGATTTCTCACCGCGTTCCTAGTCCGAATGAATCTTGCGTTTCCTTCGAACATGGACGCCGCTTATAATTTTCATGCGAGGTTCGACTCGATTCTTGCCGGGATGGTCGTCTACGAGATTTTTCATCACTTTCCATTGACGACGGAAGGAGTTGAAAAATATAAGAGCCGAATCGTTTCCCTTTTAATGATTGCGATTGCGGTCGTAATCTTTGCACATCAGATCGATCCGGGGACTTCCTGGGCGCTTGTTTTTCGGCCCGTCCTGCTTTCCTTTGGATTCGGAGTTCTTATGTATTTTTCCTTCTTTCCCGGCTTCCTAAAAAGTTTTTTCAGTCTCTCCGTTTTCAGACCATTCGCTCGGTTAGGATATACCGCTTATCTTTGGCATATATTCGCGATTCCGATAGCGGCAAAAAAAATTCTACCTTTGTTGCAAGCGACACCGACGGTTGGAATGTTTTTACTAACGAGTCTTTACTTGATTCTTGTTACGTTCGTCATCTCTTGGTTCTTCTTTTTGTTAATCGAAGAGCCGTTTCTAATACTAAAAGATAAACTCACTGGAAGACAAAAGAAATTGAGTTAA